In Alternaria dauci strain A2016 chromosome 9, whole genome shotgun sequence, the following proteins share a genomic window:
- a CDS encoding 60S ribosomal protein eL33 — protein sequence MSSEKSHRLYVKARHVSYQRGKRNTNPNVSLLALEGVDNTQDARWYLGKRVAYVYRVAGSKEDGPRVIWGKIRRTHGNSGVVRASFANNLPPKSFGASLRVMMYPSSV from the exons ATGTCTTCAGAAAAGAGCCACCGCC TATACGTCAAAGCCCGCCATGTCAGCTACCAGCGCGGCAAACGCAATACAAACCCCAACGTGAGCCTGCTCGCGCTTGAAGGCGTCGACAACACGCAAGACGCGCGGTGGTATCTCGGCAAGCGCGTCGCATACGTCTACCGCGTTGCAGGTAGCAAAGAGGATGGTCCTCGTGTGATCTGGGGCAAGATCCGCCGGACACATG GCAATTCGGGTGTTGTTCGCGCGTCTTTCGCAAACAATCTCCCGCCAAAGTCGTTTGGTGCTAGCCTTAGGGTTATGATGTATCCAAGCTCGGTTTGA